From a single Nicotiana tabacum cultivar K326 chromosome 8, ASM71507v2, whole genome shotgun sequence genomic region:
- the LOC107805496 gene encoding receptor-like protein EIX2, with translation MPRCQLDFIGLQSCQLGTQFPQWLQTQREFSFIDISRANISDVVPDWFWNRSAKVYHIDLSHNYFRGEVPEFTESVSLTKLDLSGNNLHGPLPHFSPKMMTLDLAENSFNGTLAPVCESLVMNNSLGYLDLSSNFLSGQLSDCWRYGKNLEALILANNSLSGEIPHSIGYLANLIYLQLQGNIFSKNLPSSLENIAGLEILDVSENRLSGNIPFWIGESLKRLMILKLSRNKLDGNIPWQICQFRYLYDLDLSSNALSGTIPRCFKNLHTLSGVEEAPSFTYGPYADYRIHGTLVVKGRFYVYDFSLPLRVIDLAENHLSGEVPSEITSLIALRGLNLSRNSFTGTIPRDIANMRYLEFLDLSWNKLSCSIPPSIVEIPSLAFANFSFNGLTGKIPSGCQFATFENSSYVGNPDLCGLPVSEFCSDHLDDDITHCDKQEVHATQHGENNWLEEFSFYISMGIGFNTSFWVFWATLMLKRSWRYAYMRFLDNMGNKIYVFAAIRLKMNKQQRGTRVSNHQKNKVCPHRASGKK, from the coding sequence ATGCCTCGTTGTCAACTTGACTTTATTGGCCTGCAGTCTTGCCAACTTGGTACACAGTTTCCCCAGTGGCTTCAGACACAAAGAGAGTTCTCATTTATTGATATCTCTCGCGCTAATATCTCTGATGTAGTACCCGATTGGTTCTGGAATCGTTCTGCAAAGGTATATCACATAGACCTTTCACACAACTATTTCAGAGGGGAAGTGCCTGAATTTACAGAAAGCGTTAGTCTTACAAAATTGGACCTGAGTGGGAACAATCTTCATGGTCCATTACCTCATTTTTCACCCAAGATGATGACCTTGGATTTGGCCGAGAATTCCTTTAATGGTACCCTTGCCCCTGTATGCGAATCACTTGTCATGAATAATTCCCTTGGTTATCTGGACCTATCTTCAAATTTTCTATCAGGACAACTTTCAGACTGTTGGAGATATGGGAAGAATTTGGAAGCATtgatattagcaaataatagccTATCAGGGGAAATACCTCATTCAATCGGATATCTTGCTAATCTCATCTATCTACAATTACAAGGCAACATTTTCTCCAAAAATCTGCCTTCATCATTGGAGAACATAGCTGGACTAGAAATTCTTGATGTTTCCGAAAATAGGTTATCTGGAAAtataccattttggataggggaGAGTTTAAAGAGACTAATGATTCTTAAATTAAGCCGAAACAAGCTTGACGGAAACATTCCTTGGCAGATTTGCCAATTTAGATACTTGTATGATTTGGACCTTAGTTCCAATGCTCTATCAGGAACTATTCCAAGGTGTTTTAAAAATCTCCATACCTTGTCCGGGGTAGAGGAGGCTCCTTCCTTTACTTATGGACCCTATGCAGATTATAGGATTCATGGGACGCTCGTTGTTAAAGGGCGGTTTTATGTGTACGATTTTTCCTTGCCCTTGAGAGTAATTGATCTAGCAGAGAACCATTTATCAGGGGAGGTTCCTTCGGAAATCACCAGCCTTATTGCACTGAGGGGTTTGAATTTATCAAGGAATAGTTTCACAGGCACAATTCCTCGTGACATTGCCAACATGCGATATTTGGAATTTCTTGATCTTTCCTGGAATAAGCTGTCATGCAGCATTCCTCCAAGTATCGTAGAAATTCCATCTCTTGCGTTTGCGAATTTTTCTTTCAATGGTTTGACAGGGAAAATTCCATCTGGATGTCAATTTGCTACCTTCGAGAATAGTTCTTATGTTGGGAATCCAGACTTGTGCGGACTCCCAGTCTCAGAATTCTGCTCGGATCATTTAGATGACGACATTACGCACTGTGATAAGCAGGAAGTGCACGCCACTCAACACGGAGAAAACAACTGGCTGGAGGAATTTTCATTCTATATTAGCATGGGAATTGGATTCAACACAAGTTTCTGGGTATTTTGGGCTACTCTAATGTTGAAAAGGTCTTGGAGATATGCCTATATGAGGTTTCTGGATAACATGGGCAACAAGATTTATGTGTTTGCTGCCATAAGATTGAAAATGAACAAGCAGCAACGAGGGACGAGGGTGAGCAACCATCAGAAGAATAAAGTTTGTCCACATCGAGCATCTGGGAAAAAGTGA